In a single window of the Mustela nigripes isolate SB6536 chromosome 17, MUSNIG.SB6536, whole genome shotgun sequence genome:
- the CAPNS1 gene encoding calpain small subunit 1: MFLVNSFLKGGGGGGGGGLGGGLGNVIGGLISGAGGGGGGGGGGGGGGVGGGGGGTAMRILGGVISAISEAAAQYNPEPPPPRTHYSNIEANESEEVRQFRRLFAQLAGDDMEVSATELMNILNKVVTRHPDLKTDGFGIDTCRSMVAVMDSDTTGKLGFQEFKYLWNNIKKWQAIYKQFDVDRSGTICSSELPGAFEAAGFHLNEHLYNMIIRRYSDEGGNMDFDNFISCLVRLDAMFRAFKSLDKDGTGQIQVNIQEWLQLTMYS, translated from the exons ATGTTCCTGGTTAACTCGTTCTTGAAGGGAGGCGGTGGCGGAGGAGGCGGGGGCCTGGGCGGGGGCCTGGGGAACGTGATCGGAGGTCTGATCAGCGGAGCCGGAGGTGGTGGAggaggcggtggcggcggcggcggcggcggcgtcgGAGGAGGCGGTGGCGGAACTGCCATGCGCATTCTGGGCGGGGTCATTAGTGCCATCAG TGAGGCAGCTGCACAGTACAACCCGGAGCCTCCG cctccACGCACCCATTACTCCAACATTGAAGCCAATGAGAGTGAGGAGGTCCGTCAGTTCCGGAGGCTCTTTGCCCAGCTGGCTGGAGAT GACATGGAGGTCAGCGCCACAGAACTCATGAACATTCTCAACAAGGTCGTAACCCGAC ACCCTGATCTGAAAACTGATGGCTTTGGCATTGACACGTGTCGCAGCATGGTGGCCGTGATGGAT AGTGACACCACCGGCAAATTGGGCTTCCAAGAATTCAAGTACTTATGGAACAACATTAAAAAGTGGCAG GCCATCTACAAACAGTTTGACGTTGACCGTTCAGGTACCATCTGCAGCAGTGAACTCCCAGGGGCCTTTGAGGCAGCAG GGTTCCACCTGAATGAACATCTCTACAACATGATCATCCGACGCTACTCGGATGAAGGAGGGAACATGGATTTTGACAACTTCATCAGCTGCCTGGTCAGGCTGGATGCGATGTTCC GGGCCTTCAAATCTCTTGACAAGGATGGCACTGGACAAATTCAGGTGAACATCCAGGAG TGGCTGCAGCTGACGATGTATTCCTGA
- the LOC132006023 gene encoding cytochrome c oxidase subunit 7A1, mitochondrial — MRALRVSQALVRSFSSTTRNRFQNRVAEKQKLFQADNDLPVHLKGGGTDNILYRVTMGLCVGGTIYSLYFLGWASFPHQK, encoded by the exons ATGAGGGCCCTGCGG GTCTCCCAGGCGCTGGTTCGCTCTTTCAGCTCAACTACCCGGAACCGATTCCAGAACCGAGTGGCTGAGAAACAGAAACTCTTCCAG GCGGACAATGACCTCCCGGTGCACTTGAAGGGCGGGGGAACCGACAACATCCTGTACCGAGTGACCATGGGGCTCTGTGTAGGGG GCACCATCTATAGCCTCTACTTCCTTGGCTGGGCCTCCTTCCCTCACCAGAAGTGA